The Chitinophagales bacterium region AGTTTTCTGCCGATTTATTGATGCCGTTTAAGTAACGTAAATGTGTATCTTTTAAATCTTCTAGCTGTAAGCAAAGGCGTGTCATTCCTAAGATTGCGTTCATGGGCGTGCGAATTTCGTGGCTCATGTTTGCCAAAAATTCTTGCTTTAAACTTGCTACTTGTTCGGCTTGTTCACGTCTTTGGCGCTCTACTTCATACTGTGTGCGGGCTTCGCGGGCTTGGTGTTCAAAGCGAATTTCCTTTATGGATTTTTCGAGTGTGGCTTTTAAATCGTTGGCATCTAATGGTTTGGTAAGAAAATCGAAAGCGCCATTATTCATAGCGGTTCGTATGCGTTGCATATCGCTGTATGCCGTAATTACCACGCTTTTTACTAAGCGGTTTACCTCTTCATTTATTTTTGAGAGCAGTGTAAGCCCGTCCATTTCCGGCATGTTTATGTCGGTCATTACGAGTTCTATATCTGTATCTCTTTTAATTTTCTCAATTGCTTCTACTCCGTTTTGTGCAAAATCGAGCTCACAAACGCCTTCTTTAACTAAGTTGCGAAGCCGTTGAGTAATGAGTGGTTGAACATCCGGCTCATCGTCCACAACTAAAATTTTTATTGGCTTAATAACTCCTTGTAATTCACTCATGCTATTGATTTAAACGTCTGACAAAATTTTCTCTTTTAACAACTTAAAATCTACCGGTTTAGTAAAAAAATCGTCTGCTCCTTTGCGCTCGGCTTCACTCATATATTGTTCATTTCCGTAGGCAGAAATCATCATTACTTTCTTATTGGGATATTGCGATTTTATCTTCTCCAACAGTTCTAATCCTGTCATTCCCGGCATATTGATGTCGGAGAGTATAATAATGATGTCTTGGTTTGAAACATCTTCTAATTCCTTTAATGCTGCTACTCCGGAATTGGCAAAATGCAAATTTACTCTGCCTTCATTGCTTTCTTTTCTAAACCGCTGACGGAAGAGTAGTTCTACGTCTTCTTCATCGTCCACAACTAAAATTCTCAGAGCCATAGTTTTGTGTTTTTATGTAATTGGTAATGTAATTTCAAACAGTGCAAATTCGCCTTCTTGAGCCTCTACTTTCATACTGCCGTTGTGCAGCTTAACAATGATATCGTGGCTTATAGAAAGTCCGAGTCCGGTTCCTTCTCCGGTTGGTTTGGTGGTGAAAAACGGATTGAACAATTTTTGTTTCACTTCTTCGCTCATACCCAAACCGTTGTCGTAAATGGCAATAAGTACTTTATCGCCTTCGGTTTTGGTAGATATTCGCAAAGTGGGTAGATAATCTTTAACTTGTAATGGTATCTTTTTACCAATGGAGTAAAAGCTATTGTTAAACATATTCAGCAATACCCTACCTAAATCTTGCTTTACCAATTTCACTTTAGGAAGCTCACTATCAAATACTTGTTCAATACGGCAGTTGAAATCTTTGTTGGTAGCGCGCATACCATGATAAGCCAAATTCACAAATTCTTTCAGCAATTCGTTTAAGTCGGTTGGCTCTTTTTCGCCCTTTTGTTCACGGCTGTGTTGTAGCATATTCTTAACGATGCTGTCTGCGCGTTTTCCGTGATGATGTATTTTGGTGAGGTTTTGGGTGAGGTCGCCAGCAATGGCTTTTATATCTTCCATATCGCTCGACTCTTTCATTTCTTCTAATAACTCGAGTGAAAGGTCGGCAAAGTTATTTACAAAGTTTAGCGGGTTTTGAATTTCGTGTGCAATACCTGCTGTAAGCTGCCCAAGTGAGGCTAATTTTTCCTGCTGAACTAATTGTGTTTGTGTTGCCTTCAACTCTTCTAGCGCTTTTGCCAATTCGGTATTGGCTCTGTTTTTGGCACGTATTTGCCTAATAACTACAAACACGAATAGCAGCATTACAACTACTGCTGCAATTAAAATAATTCCTATAACACGCTGCTGCTTAATGCGCAAATCATTGTTTTCCTTTTCTTTTTCTAATGCTTGAATTTGGCTTTGGGTGGCAACCGAAATGGCTTTTAATCTTTCTATTTCTGCCTCTCTTGCTTCAGAAAGGGAGTCGCTGCCCACTGAATTTTGCAGTTGAAGTTCTTCAATACGTTTTTTATACGCCTCTAACTCCGTCATTTTGTTCTTTATGTCGTTATCGGCATTGCCTGTAGGTTTGGCAACTGGTGTAGGCACGGTATGCTGCACCACGGTTTTTCTATTTTCAACTGCTTTGGGTTGCTCAGGTAATGGGGCTGCTTCTATATCTTCTTGCTTTGCCTTTGCTTTTTTACTTGCCGATATGGTTGAAACTGCAAAATCTTCGATAGTTTTTGGTGTAGCTGGGGCTATGATGATTGTTTTTTTATCCTCGCTTTCAACCATTTTTTTACTTGCCTTTTTCCTAAGTTTTAGTGCCGATTTCACATCACCATTCATCTCAAAAATATCGGCATATACTAAGTAGGCATCGGCTTCTCCTTTTTTGTAGTTCAGTTGTATGGCTAAAGAAGTGGCTTTGTATAATAAACTCTTGGCTTCTTCTTCGCCTCCCTGCCCTTGGCTTTGCAGTATGGCTTTGGCTGAAGCATTAAGTTCATCAACCGTTGCAATATCTTGTGCAAAAACATTACTCAATAATAATAACAGCCCTAAGAATGGGACTAAAAATCGAACCCTATCGGAAATCATCTGTACAATTGTATGGTGTAAAGAAGAAGATTTTTGAGTTTCAAAACAAGTAGAGAACAAATTAAATAAACAGCTTTTTAAAAACCATTCATTTTAATCTTAAAAAATAAGCATCTATAACAAAAAAGCGGCTGCTCAATTGAGCAGCCGCTTACACAAACAAAGAGCCAAAACTTACTTAGTAACAAATAACTTTTTGCTCACAATAGAGTTACCATCGTTTGTTTTTACCACAACATACATTGGTTCGTTTATTTCTAACGATTTAGAATAAACTTTTCCATTAAAGTTTTCGTGGCTGATAACTTTACCCATTATATCGTAGATTACGATGGTGTGGGCTTCTTGCGCTGCCGCATTGCTAAAATCAACTACCACATTATTGTTGAAGCTAAATACTTTCATACTGTTGTTTTCAACTGTACTTACAGAACTTGGTGCTTCGTAATTAAAGTGCAGTACAAAACGTTCGTTTGCTTCACCTTTTACGGCAGAGAAAATATATTCCGGCTGTGCAGTTAAATTCTGCATTACACCTGCTTTCTTATCTTCCAAATAAACAGTTGTATTAGGAATTTCATCAAAACCTGTTCCTACAAACTGGAATGCACCGTTGCTTCCAGGATTAAATCCAAGTGGAATATTCGGAGTACTTGGCACATCGGGGTTGGTGTTAATAGAAGCCCAAGTAGCGCCAATAATTGAGTATAATGTTGGCTGGCCGTGGTAGCTGGAAAGTTTACCACCATCTGCATCTACATCAAAACCGGTAGTGGAGTTTGCATCGAAATTAAAATAAGTAATATCGGCAAATCCATTTCCTATCACCGATAAACTCATTTGGTGCTCCCCGTTCTTTTGGAATGTAGTTGTTGTTCTTGAACGATTAGCTGCATTTATTGTAAATGTTGCCGATCCACCTTGTATGGCTTTACGAGCCATAAATCCTTGAAACGGAGCCAACACATCGCTTCCGCTCATGGTAACAGGTTGGTAAGTTCCTGCAAATAAACCACTCGTATGCAATACCTGAATGGCATTTTCAAAATCGCCATTTACTGAGTAGTCCAAATCTAAAGATGCTGAATACGGATTACCCAATAAACTCCAACCACTTTCGTATTGGTTGCCTTGAGGTGTCATCATAGATGTCCAACCGATTCTGGTTAAGTTAGGTACAGTATAAGTAGCTCCTAAGTTTGGAGCACCGCTCAATGTTAATACTCCGGCAGAACTTTTTACCACAGAATAGCCGCGTGCATTATCTGCAGTACCGCTGCTTCTAACCTTCCATGCTTCTAAATGACAAGCAGTTACATGGCTTTCATCGTATTCAAATACACTGCCGTAGTTACTGCCATTAGCCAAATTCATTTCATCGCAATCGGGCTTTGGAGTAACCCACCCGCCATTTACGCCATAAGTTGGTGCAAATTGAGCTATTGCAACATTATTAATTGGGCTTGAGAAGAAATGCTGCTTATGCAAAGAAGGGTCGGTAGCATTATTATAGCCTCTCTCTGCAGAAATGTTACCGATAATAGAACCTGTAAAACCTGAACTGAAATTATCTAACATGGCAGCATTGCTAGCATCGGCCGATTTAAGCGTAAATGTACCTGCACTTACATCTATATTTCCTGCTTTTAACTCTAACGCTACTGTAGAGTTCACTACCGCACCCGCTGCTAATGCTGTTGTTCCTGAAGATTTATTCACTTGCAATGTGCTAAAAGTAGTTTTACCACTTATTGTTTGCGCACCCGTGCCATTAAACTCTACCCTTCCGGCTCCAATTGCAGCAGCCAAAGAACTTACGCCTCCATTCCAGTTACCACATACATTTAATGCACGAGTAGCGTTGATGGTTAATGTAACTCCATTGCTAATATTTATATTACCCACTGAGTAACTTGCAGATGAAATCTCCGGAGCATAAGGCGTACCGGCTGGTATAGTTACGTTTTTAGAACAACTGTTTGGCACTACCAAATCTGACCAGTTTCCGGCTGTAGCCCAATTTGTACTGGTAGCACCTTGCCAACAACCTGCTTCGGCAGCAGTTACCCATACAAAATCAGTTGCGGAAGGTTTAGAACTTCCATAACTATATACACGTACATAGTAAGTATTGCCTACTGTAAGCCCGGTAGCAACAATATCTTCAAAGGTATTTGTTGTATAATCATCTACACAAGTCACCTCTGTGCCATTACAAGCTCCAGAACGCAACTCTAAAACTGCATCGTAAGATGAAAAACAAGTAACATACATGGAAGATGCTGTAGCTACAAATTTATACCACACATCATCGTCTGCAGTACCGGCACAAGAACCCGCAGCCAAAGAGGAGGTTGCTCCACCTAAATTCTTAGTAGTATCTGGCAAAGAGCAATTGGTTAGCAATTTAGCTCCTGCACAATTATCGTTTGCCGGTGGAGGTGGCGGCACACTCAAGCATATTGAAAAGTTAGAGGTAACTCCTGAGCCGTAAGTATATGTACGCAACAAATAGGTTGAGCCTCCGGTAAGTCCGGTTATAGTTCCACTTTCCGGATCGTAACAACCAATGGATGTTCCGGGGCACGAACCACTAAACACTTGAATCATACGGTCTCCATTGCCTGAAATACTTGTATTGGCATAATTTACAGATGTATAACCGGCAGGAACCGTAAAGGTGTACCAAACATCGTCATCCTCTGTTCCTGAACACGTAGCATCAGCAGAACCGGTTGCTCCAGCTGTGTTTACTGTAACACTTGCACAAGTACCATCGGTTGGGATAGTTGGAAAGGCTACTGCTCCCGCACAATTATCGTTTGCCGGTGGAGGCAATACACATGCAATGTTAAAAGTTTGTGTGCTGGCAACAGCACTTTCAACATCTGCCATAATATAATATTTAGTACCTGCAGATAGCGTACCTAAGGAGCGATTTTGCAGTGGGGAATAATACCAACCTACACAAGACCACGAAGCAGCATCAGAACATCCTCCTGTATCTGTCTTAATATATACATCAACAAAATCTCCTGTTCCGGCTACTGTATTAGCTAAACTGTAAACTCCCGTAAGAGCTGGAGTGAAGCTATACAAAACCTCCTTACCGGGAGTAGCTACACACAAACCACTCGGAGTAGTATTCCATGAACCGGATCCGGCAGTTACATTAAACGCAAAATTAACGCCACATGTAATTGCCACAGCGGCAGAACAATCCATTGAGGTTGAAAAGCTGATAGGCCCCGCATTGGTACTATAGGTTGAACCAGCACAAACTTGACGCACATAATAATCGTAACCGGTTAATGCACTCAAACCACTTATTGTTCCTGTTAGTGTACTAGTAGTAATTACAGTACCACCGGTTCCCGCAGTGGCACCTGTACCCGGAGTAAAACCGGAAAGACCATATTCTACAATATAATTACCAGAACACGATGTACACGTAAAATTATAGTCTGCACTACTAGTAGTAATAGAAGTTGCAGCCGAAGCTGATGGTTGAATACAACTTGGTGCTACATCCACTCCAAAATCATCAAAACTTAAATACCAAGGATTAGAAGTAGCATTTACTCTAATGGCAAAATAGTAATCACCTGTTGTGCCTGGAGTAAATGAATATGTTTCTTGCTTGTAGGTTTTAGTAGTAACAGTACCGCTGGCTACAAATGAACTTCCTAACTGTGTAGCCCCTGCTGAACTTTGTGCTGAATTTACAAACACATCACCTGTCCAACCCGAATAAGTATCGCCTGCCCACCAAAACTTAAATTCATAGGCGGTACCGCCTGTCATAGTAAAGCCGGGTGTCCACACAAACTCATTAGTGGCAGAAAATGAATTTCTTAAAAACTGCGTACCTGAGCGAGCATCTGCATCGTAGGTAGAATTAGAGTTATTGGTTGTTACCCAATCACCATTTTCCTTTTTCCAGCAATTAGGAAAAGCTGGTATGGTTACGCCATCAAAATTTTCTGTCCATGGCAAGGCAGTTGCAACACAAGGCGTTGTAAACGATGCACTAGTAACCCAAGGGCTATAACTACCGCTTCCACAATCGCTGCGAACGTGTAAATAATAAGTTGTAACAGGAGCTAATCCGCTTACACTAGTACTAGTACCTGCAAAAGCAGTACCCGAAACCGGAGGTGTTGCAGAGGTGGTAACTGCATACTCATAACCATTAGAAGGTGCAGGCGATGGTGCAGTCCAACCAATATTGGCTGTTGTTGCTGTTGTTGGCGTACCTGACAAAGCTGTTGGAGACAAACATGAAGGTGCTACATCCACTCCAAAATCATCAAAACTTAAATACCAAGGATTAGAAGTAGCATTTACTCTAATGGCAAAATAGTAATCACCTGTTGTGCCTGGAGTAAATGAATATGTTTCCTGAACATAGGTTTTGGTAGTTGTAGTACCACTGGTTACAAATGAGGTTCCCAACTGAGTTGCACCCGATGAACTTTGTGCTGAGTTTACAAACACATCTCCTGTCCATCCTGACTCATTATCGCCAGCCCACCAAAACTTAAACTCATAGGTGGTACCGCTTGTCATAGTAAAGCTGGGCGTCCACACAAACTCATTAGTGGCAGACCAAGAATTTCTTAAAAACTGCGTACCTGAGCGAGCATCTGCATCGTAGGAAGAACTAGAGTTATTGGTTGTTGTCCAATCACCATTTTCCTTTTTCCAACAATTAGGAAAAGCAGGTATGGTTACGCCATCAAAATTTTCTGTCCATGGTAATGTAGCCGCAGCACAAGGCGTTGTAAACGAAGTGCTAGTAACCCAAGAGCTATAATCGCTACCACCACAGTAACTGCGAACATGCAAATAGTAGGTTGTAACAGGCGTTAATCCACTTACACTAGTACTAGTACCTGCAAAAGCAGTGCCCGAAACCGGAGGCGTTGCAGAGGTGGTAACCGCATACTCATAACCATTAGAAGGTGCTGGTGAAGGAGCTGTCCAGTTGATATTGGCAGTAGTTCCTGTGGTTGCTGTACCAGACAAGGCCAAAGGCGGCAAACATGAAGGCGGAGTTCCTGTAATATATGAGAACTGTATTTGTGGACGATTACTATTAGTAGTATTTGTGTTTACAGCACATTGTGCAGAGCCATCGCTTCTGACATATCTTGATCCATTCGTAAGTGAATGAACTCTTACTCCTCCATAAGGCGATACATATGGATTCGAACCTGTACAAATATCTATAAAAATATTATCTGTACCATTCCATACAAAATTGGTAGCAAAAGATACCATATCAAAACTACCCGCAGAAACAACAGTTGGGGTATAACTAAAAGCAGGCTTTACCGTAGTGCTGCTTGCCGCAATATGGGCTGCAGCATTAGTGGCAGAGGTATGACCAATTTTAATAGTATAGTTTGCCAATGTACCCGGACTCTCGGATACAGAAAAACCCAAGCCTGTCAGCTCATTATATGCAACCAAACCTGCAGCCGATAGTTCTGCCGCAGTATAAACTGTTTGATAATGCATATAGGCAAAATAATCATCTATAGGATCATTTCCTGTACCATTACTATTAGAACCGCCTGTACCAATTACGATGGTCTGTGCCCATCCGCTCGTTGCCCACAGCAACGCAGCTAGTAACAAAATTTTTGAGAGTAAAACTTTTCGCACCATAAATCCATAGTTTGTTAAATTAAGAGATATTGCGCAACAAATGTAAATAAACATTTTATTGTGGAAAAGAGCCACAGTTGAAGTTCAAATAAGACACCATCAATATCTTTCTTAAAAAACACACTATAACATATTCCCATCCTTTATACATAAGAAAGAAAGTAAAACTGTAACAGGATAAGACAATCGCAAGCAACTAAAAAATATAAAACACATGAATTTGCATTTCATATTTTTTTTCATAAGTTCACTCTGTGAATAAGATAAGTGAATTTAAGCATTTACCTGAACCGGATGAACTCAGCACTATTGAGAAACTAATATGGTGCTTAGATGATGCTCATTTTGAAACATTTGTTCAAATACTGGAGTCTCAAAATGCTAAATTATCTGCCAAATTGATTTCAACTATCAGAAAACAAGCAGAAAAAGAAAAATGGGGCAATTTATGTAAACTTGTGTATGGAGAAGATACTTCTAAGTTTCGCCAAAGCCTGAACCAACTTTCATCCTATACATTTAAGTTAAGTTACTATTTAGTACAAAATTACCCTGCTTACCTCCAAACCAATATACACACATTACAAAGGCTTGTTAATGATGGCAATATAAAAGTAGTAGACTTTTTATGTGAAATTCTTATAGATGTAGCCGAAAAAACTGAAGACTACGCCACTCTTAAATACATTTATCAAGTAAAGCAGCAGCAAGCATTTCTTTCAAAAGATATTACGCGCGGCAACCGCTACCAAGCACTCTTAAAAGGAGTAATGGAAGATGAATTAACACTCAATAATGTATATTATATCCAACGCTTCCATTTTAATATAAATAGCGACAAAGTAGCCAGCGATGAAGAAATAGCCGCCAACACCGCTTACCTTAAACCACTTACCAAACATCCGAGAGCCAATATCCGGCTACTGAGTATGTTTGTATTACTATATGTTAAATACTATTTCCAGCCAAAATCTTTTTCTAGCGAAAAAACAGTTAAAGAAATAGAGCTTTTTGAAAAAGAAATAAACCTGCAGAGCTATGTAGCATTTCCTCCACTTATGGATATGCTAAGTATCATGAACTTTTTAAAACTAAACTCACCCTTGGTGGACTTAGATTCCGCAGAAGGGCAAAAAGAGTTTAAGCAAATGCAACAACACTATAGCAAGGTTAGTTTTTGGAAGAGCTATTTGAATATACCCGAATTAAATATGCTTACGGTTAAAGCATCGTACTATCTATCTAAATACAGCAGTATAATACACGAAAGCAAACCCGATTTACTACCAAAAGAAATTGAAGAAGTTACCGAACTAAAAAAACGCTGCGAAGAAGTACTTGCCATGCCGGTAATGAACGAAAAAGGACACAATTCCGACCGCCTCTATATTTCGCTAACTTACGCATGCCTACTTTTACTCGGTACACAAAAAGAAATAAAACGCGCAGTAGAAATGATTGAAGGATTACTCTTCAGCTATCAACAATTAAACATCAATGCTAGCTTAGACAGCATTTTCTTATGCCTTATACTTGGCAACTTTGCCTTAAAAGACTACGACATGTGCGCCAAAACATTCGTACGCTACTCCAAACTATCTAAAGGAAAACCACTGTACGAAGACAACGATCTTAGCATACACATTTTGTATTATACCGCTCAACTACTTGCCACCGGACGCAAACAATACACAGCCAAACTTCAAAAATGCTTCGATACCGCATTCCAAAACGATTTTTTCCGCGACTCCCGTAAATTGTTGCAATCCTTAGCACAATCGTATAAACTAAAATTCGAGAGCGATTTTTTTGTTTCTCCTTGAAATAGATTTATAGGAAGCATTACATTCGCGCCACTTTTTTTATCTGTACCTTTTTGATGTTTCAAAATTGAAAGAAAAAGCCTTTCCTTTTGGCTACACCCAAAAAGCATAAAATACATTTGTAAAATGACATCAGAACAAATTCGCAAAGCATTTCTTGATTTCTTTGAAAGCAAAGGCCACAAAATAGTGCCATCGGCACCAATTGTTGTAAAAAACGACCCCACGCTTATGTTCATCAACAGCGGCATGGCACCTTTCAAAAACATATTTCTTGGCAATGAACCCATACAATATCCACGCATTGCCGATACCCAAAAATGCCTGCGCGTTTCAGGAAAACACAACGATTTAGAAGAAGTAGGCGTAGATACCTACCACCACACCATGTTTGAAATGCTCGGCAACTGGAGCTTTGGCGACTACTTTAAAAAAGAAGCCATAGAATGGAGCTGGGAACTGCTTACGCAAGTATATAAACTCGAAAAAGACCGCCTTTATGTAACCGTTTTTGAAGGCGATGAAAAAGAAAACCTCAATTTCGATACCGAAGCCAACCTCGAATGGAAAAAATGGATAAGCGAAGACCGCATTCTTAAAGGAAACAAAAAAGATAACTTTTGGGAAATGGGCGATACCGGACCTTGCGGCCCTTGCTCCGAAATACACTACGACCTCCGCAGCCAAGAAGAGCGCCAAGCCACCAATGGCAAATTACTAGTAAACACCGGACACCCACAAGTAATTGAAATCTGGAACAACGTATTCATGGAGTTTGAACGCAAAGCCGATGGCAGCTTAGTAAAACTTTCAAAGCAACACGTAGATACTGGAATGGGTTTTGAACGCCTATGCGTTGCCGTACAAAACAAAAAAAGCAATTACGATACCGATATCTTCCAACCAATTATTCAGCAATTAGCTACCACCGCCCGCACCACATACAGCTATACCGCCCCTACCCTTTCTGCCGATGGAAAAATAATTGGAACTTTAACCGAGGCTCAAAAGAAAGATATAGCCCTACGTGTAGTGGCCGACCACATACGCACCATTGCATTTACTATTGCCGATGGGCAACTCCCGTCCAACAATGGCGCAGGTTACGTTATTCGCAGAATACTGCGCAGAGCTGTTCGCTACGGCTATTCCTATTTAGGATTGGAACAACCATTTATGTGCGATTTAATACCAATGCTCGCCACACAATTCATGCACGTTTTCCCGGAATTGAAAGCACAAGAAAGCTTTGTTACCAATGTAATTAAAGAAGAAGAAACCGCTTTCCTACGCACCCTTGCCAATGGAATAAAACGCATAGAAAGCCTTAATGAAATTGATGGCAAAACCGCCTTTGAATTGTTCGACACCTATGGCTTTCCACTCGACCTCACTAAACTCATTGCAGCCGAAAAAGGCTGGCAAGTTGACGAAGCAGGATTTAACAAAGAAATGGCCGCACAAAAAGAACGCGCCCGAGCAGCCGCAGCCACCGAACAAAGCGACTGGGTACTGGTTGACGAAGATGCCAAAAGCGAATTTATTGGCTACGACTTTACCGAAGCACAAGTAAACGTGCTAAAATACCGCAGCGTAAAACAAAAAGACAAAGAATTATTTCAAATAGTATTAGACAAAACCCCATTTTATGCCGAAAGTGGCGGACAAGTTGGCGATACCGGCTACTTAGATTTTGGAAACGAAAAAATTGAAGTACTCGACACCAAAAAAGAAAACGACCTAATTGTTCATTGGGTAAAAAAACTACCTGCCCAACCCGAAGTGGCAGTACATGCAAAAGTAAACGTAAGCAAGCGCAACAGTACCAAAAAGAACCACTCTGCCACCCACTTGCTGCAAGCAGCACTAAGAGAAGTATTGGGCACACACGTACAGCAAAAAGGCTCCTTAGTAAATAGCGATTATTTGCGCTTCGATTTTTCGCATTTCAGCAAAATGACCGAAGAGGAAATAGCAAAGGTAGAGCAACTGGTAAACGAAAAAATAATGCAGAATATTTCGTTAGACGAAAAAAGAAACATGCCAATTGCCGATGCCGAAAAACTGGGTGCCACCATGCTCTTTGGCGAAAAATACGGTGAATTTGTGCGTGTTATTACCTTCGATAAGGATTTTAGCAGCGAACTTTGCGGAGGCACACACGTAGGAGCCACCGGAGAAATCGGCTTCTTTAAAATTACATCAGAAGGTTCGGTAGCTGCAGGTGTTCGCAGAATTGAAGCCGTTACCGGACAAAATGCCATACAATTAGCCAATAACGCCCTCAACAAGTTGGCTACGGCAACAGCCGCACTTAACAATACCAAAGACATTCTTAAAAGCATTGAAAGCCTAAAAAGCGAAAACGAAGAACTAAAAAAGCAACTACAACAACTGGAAGACAAAGCCGTTGCCGATCTTAAAAAGCAGATACTTGCCTCAATTAAAAAAGTTGGAAACGTTCATTTTTTTGCTGCCACACAGGTAGAGGTAAATTCTGTTGAAGCACTAAGAAAGCTCGGCATTCAACTTGCCAATGATTTAAAAGAGAATTTTGTATTGCTGCTTTCAACCGAAATAAATGGAAAGCGTCCGGTGCATTTGCGCATAGCACCCTCGCTGGAAATAAATGGAAATCAGTTGCTAAAAGAACTTGCCCCAAGCATTAAAGGTGGCGGGCCGGCAGATTTTGTACAAGCAAGCGCGGGCAATTTAGAGGACGTAAAAGCACTAGAAAACGGCTTAATTCTAAAATTTAAATAATGAATTATATTTTATTGGTTACCAATAAAATATAACATGCAACTTAACAATAAAACTATACTACTTCCTTTTGAAACAGTAGTA contains the following coding sequences:
- a CDS encoding response regulator, which codes for MRILVVDDEEDVELLFRQRFRKESNEGRVNLHFANSGVAALKELEDVSNQDIIIILSDINMPGMTGLELLEKIKSQYPNKKVMMISAYGNEQYMSEAERKGADDFFTKPVDFKLLKEKILSDV
- a CDS encoding two-component sensor histidine kinase, which translates into the protein MLLFVFVVIRQIRAKNRANTELAKALEELKATQTQLVQQEKLASLGQLTAGIAHEIQNPLNFVNNFADLSLELLEEMKESSDMEDIKAIAGDLTQNLTKIHHHGKRADSIVKNMLQHSREQKGEKEPTDLNELLKEFVNLAYHGMRATNKDFNCRIEQVFDSELPKVKLVKQDLGRVLLNMFNNSFYSIGKKIPLQVKDYLPTLRISTKTEGDKVLIAIYDNGLGMSEEVKQKLFNPFFTTKPTGEGTGLGLSISHDIIVKLHNGSMKVEAQEGEFALFEITLPIT
- a CDS encoding fibronectin type III domain-containing protein, which gives rise to MLLAALLWATSGWAQTIVIGTGGSNSNGTGNDPIDDYFAYMHYQTVYTAAELSAAGLVAYNELTGLGFSVSESPGTLANYTIKIGHTSATNAAAHIAASSTTVKPAFSYTPTVVSAGSFDMVSFATNFVWNGTDNIFIDICTGSNPYVSPYGGVRVHSLTNGSRYVRSDGSAQCAVNTNTTNSNRPQIQFSYITGTPPSCLPPLALSGTATTGTTANINWTAPSPAPSNGYEYAVTTSATPPVSGTAFAGTSTSVSGLTPVTTYYLHVRSYCGGSDYSSWVTSTSFTTPCAAATLPWTENFDGVTIPAFPNCWKKENGDWTTTNNSSSSYDADARSGTQFLRNSWSATNEFVWTPSFTMTSGTTYEFKFWWAGDNESGWTGDVFVNSAQSSSGATQLGTSFVTSGTTTTKTYVQETYSFTPGTTGDYYFAIRVNATSNPWYLSFDDFGVDVAPSCLSPTALSGTPTTATTANIGWTAPSPAPSNGYEYAVTTSATPPVSGTAFAGTSTSVSGLAPVTTYYLHVRSDCGSGSYSPWVTSASFTTPCVATALPWTENFDGVTIPAFPNCWKKENGDWVTTNNSNSTYDADARSGTQFLRNSFSATNEFVWTPGFTMTGGTAYEFKFWWAGDTYSGWTGDVFVNSAQSSAGATQLGSSFVASGTVTTKTYKQETYSFTPGTTGDYYFAIRVNATSNPWYLSFDDFGVDVAPSCIQPSASAATSITTSSADYNFTCTSCSGNYIVEYGLSGFTPGTGATAGTGGTVITTSTLTGTISGLSALTGYDYYVRQVCAGSTYSTNAGPISFSTSMDCSAAVAITCGVNFAFNVTAGSGSWNTTPSGLCVATPGKEVLYSFTPALTGVYSLANTVAGTGDFVDVYIKTDTGGCSDAASWSCVGWYYSPLQNRSLGTLSAGTKYYIMADVESAVASTQTFNIACVLPPPANDNCAGAVAFPTIPTDGTCASVTVNTAGATGSADATCSGTEDDDVWYTFTVPAGYTSVNYANTSISGNGDRMIQVFSGSCPGTSIGCYDPESGTITGLTGGSTYLLRTYTYGSGVTSNFSICLSVPPPPPANDNCAGAKLLTNCSLPDTTKNLGGATSSLAAGSCAGTADDDVWYKFVATASSMYVTCFSSYDAVLELRSGACNGTEVTCVDDYTTNTFEDIVATGLTVGNTYYVRVYSYGSSKPSATDFVWVTAAEAGCWQGATSTNWATAGNWSDLVVPNSCSKNVTIPAGTPYAPEISSASYSVGNINISNGVTLTINATRALNVCGNWNGGVSSLAAAIGAGRVEFNGTGAQTISGKTTFSTLQVNKSSGTTALAAGAVVNSTVALELKAGNIDVSAGTFTLKSADASNAAMLDNFSSGFTGSIIGNISAERGYNNATDPSLHKQHFFSSPINNVAIAQFAPTYGVNGGWVTPKPDCDEMNLANGSNYGSVFEYDESHVTACHLEAWKVRSSGTADNARGYSVVKSSAGVLTLSGAPNLGATYTVPNLTRIGWTSMMTPQGNQYESGWSLLGNPYSASLDLDYSVNGDFENAIQVLHTSGLFAGTYQPVTMSGSDVLAPFQGFMARKAIQGGSATFTINAANRSRTTTTFQKNGEHQMSLSVIGNGFADITYFNFDANSTTGFDVDADGGKLSSYHGQPTLYSIIGATWASINTNPDVPSTPNIPLGFNPGSNGAFQFVGTGFDEIPNTTVYLEDKKAGVMQNLTAQPEYIFSAVKGEANERFVLHFNYEAPSSVSTVENNSMKVFSFNNNVVVDFSNAAAQEAHTIVIYDIMGKVISHENFNGKVYSKSLEINEPMYVVVKTNDGNSIVSKKLFVTK